The DNA window ATGAGTTAAATGGATCCGTTTATTTTGCAGTTGCCGATTGTACAGGACATGGTGTTCCCGGAGCATTTATGAGTATGATTGGTATTGATAAGTTGAATAGTTTTATTGATAAGAAAGTTGAACAATTGCCACAAATATTGTCCTTGTTAAATATTAGTATTAAGCGTGCACTAAAACAATCAAAAGGGTCTCAGTCTTCAAGAGATGGAATGGATATCGCCTTGTGTTCGTTAAATACAAAAACAAAAGTGTTGCAATATGCCGGTGCAAACCGTCCAATCTGGATACTTCGAAAAAATGAAATTATCGAATACAAACCTACCAAGGCTTCCATTGCCGGACATGTAGAAGATTATCAGGAATATGTTGCACATCAGATTCAATTGGAAGACGAAGATATTATTTACATGTTTTCAGATGGATTTGCTGATCAGTTTGGTGGTAAGGATAAGAAAAAGTTTAGGTCGAAGTTGTTGAAACAAACGTTAATTGATATGCATAAATTGACAATGCGTGAACAAGAATTGAAGCTGGAGGAAGTTTTTATCAATTGGAAAGGCAATCTAGAGCAAGTTGATGATGTATTGGTTTTAGGATTTAAAATATAACACATGTTTAAAGTAAAGTTTACTGCATCTTTTGTATTCATTTTTCTTTCCAGTTTGGCTGTTTTTTCTCAAACGCCACCGGATAGTCTTTTTGAAATAGTGAACTCCAGTCAGCCGGATACGGCAAGAGTTAGCGCATTGTTAGAAATTGCCGACTATTACAATGATAGTAACCCCAACAAGGGAATCGAATATTTGAATCAGGCATATGAGATAGCTCAAAAAAATGGAGATCAACGTGGGATTTCAAATGTAACGAATCAGTTAGGGACAAACTATTACTTTATGGGAGATTACGAGAAAGCAATCCGTAATTTTTTGGAATCGCTGAAAGCAAATGAAATGATCAAAAGCGGAAAGGGGATTGCCGGTTGCTTGAATAATATTGGCAGTGTGTATGTTGCCCAGCAGGATTATAAAAAAGCGTTGGAATATCATTTTAAAGCATTAAAAATTCGAGAAGAAAATTTAGAAAACGGGATTGGAGATAAAAATTCAATTGCAATGTCGTATGGTAATATAGGGCAAGCGTACTATTATTTGAATGATTTTACCAATGCAATGGATTATTATAATCGCTCATTGAGAATTTCAGAAAGCACCGGAAACAAAAAGCGCATAGCACTAATGTTAAACAATATTGGGAGTATCTATGCTGAGGAGAAATTCTATGACAATGCCTTAGTTTATTTTACGAAATCATTGGGGATTCAACGACAACTTGAAGATAAAGTGAATGTAGCCATGGCATTAAATAATATTGGGGAAGTTTATTTTATGAAGAAGGATTATAAAAATGCAATTGATTATTATTCCCAAGGGCTTTCCGTATCCAAAGAAATCGATGATTTAGATGATTTAAAAACCAGCTATGATGGTTTGCATAACTGTTATGTTGCTTTAAATGATTATGTGAAGGCACATGAATATTTAGCATTATTTAGTGAAGTAAAAGATTCACTTTACAACTCTGAGAATTCTGCACAAATAAATGAAATGTTGACAAAATTTGATACTGATAAAAAGGAGCAAGAAATTCAGCTTTTGCAAAAAGATCAATTGATTACCAAGTTTTGGAGAAATTCGCTTATTATCGGTTGTTTTCTAATCTTGATTGTAGCGCTATTGCTATACAATAGGAATAAAGTGAAACAAAAAGCAAATGTTCTACTATCAAAACAAAAAGAAGAAATTGAATTGAAGAACAATCAGCTTGGATCAAAGAATAAAGAAATTACGGATAGTATTAAATATGCGAAACATTTGCAGATGGCAATTCTTCCACCAGATTCTCAAATCAAACGATTGTTGCCGGATAGTTTTGTGCTCTATAAACCAAAGGATATTGTGAGTGGTGATTTTTATTGGATTGAAGAATGGGGGACGCAAGTGCTGGTCGCAGCAGCCGATTGCACCGGACATGGTGTTCCCGGAGCATTTATGAGTATTGTCGGTAATAATTTATTGCAGCAAGCTGTTTTTAATTATGGCTTATCTAAACCATTCCTGATTTTGAATAATGTAAATAAAAATATTTCAAGGATGTTGCATCAATCGGAGGAAACAGCAACAGTGAAAGATGGAATGGACATCGCCTTGGTAAGTATTGATTATTCTAAAAATAGTATTGAATATGCCGGTGCTTTTAATCCTTTGTGGATTATCAGAAAGGGCGAGTTGATTGAAATTAAAGCAGACAAACATCCTGTAGGTGCTTTTGTGGGCGAGGAGTTAAAGCAATTTACACATCAGGAGTTTGTTTTTGAAAAAGGGGATACACTCTATATTTTTACAGATGGCTATGCCGATCAGTTTGGTGGGCCTAAAGGAAAAAAATTCAAGTACAAACAGTTGCAAAATATTCTACTTCAAAATTCGTCCAAATCGATGGCGGAACAGAAGTCTGTCTTAGAGTCGTCAATTGTAAGCTGGCAAGGAAATTTAGAACAGATTGACGATATTTTAATTATTGGTGTTCGATTCTAATTTTAATTCATTGGTACTTCAATCACCAATACTTCTGAATTAGCAGCGATATCAAGATGAATTGAATCGGTTTCCCAAATTCCAATTGCGTCACGTTTACCGGTTTTTTGTCCTTCTATGTTTGCCTCTCCTTCAATTACAAAAATGTAAGCTCCATTTCCTTTGTGTTGAATGGTGTAATCAATTGCAGTTTCGGAATCGAATTTTCCTAACGAAAAGTAGGCATCTTGATTGATCCACATTACATCATCAGCTTTAACGGGCGCGACAATGGTTTTGAATTTTCCTTTTTTATCATCCTCAGAAAATACACGTTGATCGTAACGGGGAGTAATGTTTCTTTCCTTTGGGAAAACCCAAATTTGCAAGAGATTAATTTCTTCTGTTTTCGAATGGTTGTATTCACTGTGCATCAATCCGGATCCGGCACTCATGGCTTGTATTTCGTTCGGACGAATGACGCCAATATTCCCCATACTATCTTTATGTTCTAGTGTTCCACTTAATGGAATGGTAACAATTTCCATATTGTCGTGCGGGTGCATTCCAAATACCATTCCGGGTGCAACAATATCGTCATTCAATACGCGTAGTAATCCGAAGTGTACTTTGCTTGGGTCGTGATAGCTTGCAAAACTGAATGAATGTTTTGCATTTAGCCAACCATGGTTGGCATGACCGCGTTCGTCTGCTTTGTGAAAAATCGTTTTACTCATGTTTATCGTTTATTAAAGTTTTGCCACAGATTCACAGATTATTTTGTTTGAGAAAATTAATTTGTGAGATTTTTTTTAAGTTTTAATCAGTGAATCGGTGGTTATTTAGTTCATTATAAGTTTTGGTAATTCGTTGGACACACTGTTGTGAAATGCCAATTCGAAAATTTCAGGTTTCATATAATGGATGAGTGGGAATGTTGCCAACAGATCCATTGCTTTTTTTTCTGACCCCGCAATCAGGGTCACCCAAACTTGAGATCGGTCTAATGCAAGAGAGTAATGAAGTACTTTTCCTTCATCCATCAATTCATCGATTCGTTTTCGTTGTTTTGGAATTAATAATATAAACTCTTCTGTTAATTCCGTTGGTAAAGAAATACTAATCATGTATGTATTCATTGTATTTTTTTTTAAGATTAAATAGCCTGTGAGTTTTTCATTTAAACCCCTACTTCAAATAGAGTAGGGGCTTAAATGATCGTTTACATGTGCTGTAAACATCTCTTTTTTTATCTAAATAAACAAATACAGATGTGGCAATGTTTAAAAAAAAGTTATTTTGAAGTGATGATTTCAATTTCAGCTTCTAACTTCACTTGTTTGCCAACCATTGCTCCACCTGCTTCTAATAATGCATTCCATTCCAAACCAAAATCAAAACGGTCAATAGAGCTTTCTAATGCAAATCCTGCACGAATATTTCCATAAGGATCAACTACTTGTCCACCATAATTTGCTTTAAACTCAATTGCTTTGGTAATTCCTTTGATGGTAATATCTCCTTTAAGGATAAACTCTTCTTCATTAAGTTTTTTCATTTCTTTCGATACAAACTTGATTGAAGGGAAATTAGCCACATCAAAAAAGTCAGGCGATTTTAAATGACCGTCTCTGTCAGCTACTCCTGTATTGATAGAATTGACATCGATTTCAAGATCAATCTTTGCATTTTCAAAATCCAATCCTTTTGTTTCAGCAGTTATTTTGTAGTTTCCGAATGATCCCTTAGCTTTTGCAATAACCATGTGTTTTACTGAGAAGTGTACACTTGAGTGCGCTTGATCGATTGACCATACTTTTGTTTGTGTTTCCATTTTTTTTGTTTTTAGTTGTTTTTAATTATTTGAAGTTGTAGTTTATAAATAGTTACATTTAATGTATATACATATATATTAGTAAAAAAATTTAACCTCTTAGTTTGTCGAGCAGTTGGTTGATGGTAGCGGCTTCTTTGTCCGAAAGGTTCTTCAGTTCTTTCAGCATTTCACCATCTAATTTATCCAGTTCTTCTAATAAATCCAATCCTTTTTGAGTAATTACAACATTTACGGCTCTTCTGTCATCCGGACAAACAGCACGGTCGACTAGTTTTTTGACTCTCAATTTTTCAACTAATCGGGATGCATTTGAATTTTTATCCAACATCCGATCAATCAATAAATTTACTGTAGCCGGTTTAGGATGTTGTCCTCTTAAAATGCGTAAGATGTTAAATTGTTGGGTGGATATACCGTATGGTTTAATGTGGCATGCATGTTTCGCACTCAACCAACCACTGGTAAATAAGATATTAATTAGCATTTTTTGATGCTCGTTTTTAAATTTTGATTGCTTTATTTCCTTTCCGATTTCCATCGCTTTTTAATTTACGATACAAAGATATGTAAAAATTAAATACAAATACATTATATGTATATACATTTATTTATAAAAAATGTTAAATGATATTATTTGCTACTATCCATGAGCTACTCCAGGCATTTTGGAAATTAAATCCGCCAGTAACGCCATCTATATCCATTACCTCACCCGCAAAGTAAAGTCCAGGAACAATTTTGCTTTCCATTCTTGAAAAGTCAATTTCCTTTAACTGAATCCCCCCGCAAGTAACAAACTCTTCTTTAAAAGTCGTTTTGCCTTCTATTTTATATTCATCACTCACCAGATAATGTGCAAGTAGGTTCGCGTTTTTCTTCGATAAATCTGCCCAACGAATTGCATCTGAAATTCCAGCTTTTATTACCAGATGTTCCCAAAGGCGTTTTGGTAATTCAAACGGACAGTTTGATAAAATCAACTTTGCCGGATTTTCTTCTTTTTGATTGTTGAATTCAATCTTTATTTTTTCTTCGGTATGCATGGGCAACCATGAAAGTATTGCCGTGAAATTATAATTGAAATCATTTAATATACGAGCTCCCCAAGCGGATGTTTTTAAAATAGCCGGTCCGCTCATTCCCCAGTGGGTAATCATTAATGGACCTTCTGATTCGAGTTTTGTTCCTGCTACTTTCACTTTCACATGGGGAACAGCAACTCCCATTAATTTGGTGATTTCGTTATTGGGAATATTAAAGGTAAAGAGGGAAGGAACCGGTTTCGAAATGGTATGTCCCAGTTTTTCCAACCAGGCATACGCATCTGCCTTGGGATTACCCCCAGTTGCAATTACCAGTTTATTGCAATGGAATTCACCACCACCATTTGCTTTTAAGGTAAATGTGCCATCATCATTTTTTATGATTTCTTCAATCGAAACATTTAACTTTATGTTTACGTTATTTTTTTCTGCTTCTTTAGTAAGACAATTAATAATGGTTTCGGAGTTATCTGATGTAGGAAACATTCTTCCGTCTGCTTCTGTTTTTAATTGAACACCTCTTTCTTCAAACCATTTGATGGTATCTGTGGTAGTAAATCGGCTAAAAGCACTTCTCAATTCCTTCTCACCACGAGGATAATTTTTAATCAATAAGTTATTGTCGAAACAAGCATGCGTCACATTGCATCGTCCACCTCCCGAAACACGAACTTTAGAAAGTAATTTATTGCTTTTTTCCAATAAGGTAATCGTAATACCGGGTGATTTCGGACTATTAATTGCTGTGAAAAAACCAGCTGCACCGCCACCAATTATTACAATATGCATGGG is part of the Bacteroidota bacterium genome and encodes:
- a CDS encoding tetratricopeptide repeat protein, which encodes MFKVKFTASFVFIFLSSLAVFSQTPPDSLFEIVNSSQPDTARVSALLEIADYYNDSNPNKGIEYLNQAYEIAQKNGDQRGISNVTNQLGTNYYFMGDYEKAIRNFLESLKANEMIKSGKGIAGCLNNIGSVYVAQQDYKKALEYHFKALKIREENLENGIGDKNSIAMSYGNIGQAYYYLNDFTNAMDYYNRSLRISESTGNKKRIALMLNNIGSIYAEEKFYDNALVYFTKSLGIQRQLEDKVNVAMALNNIGEVYFMKKDYKNAIDYYSQGLSVSKEIDDLDDLKTSYDGLHNCYVALNDYVKAHEYLALFSEVKDSLYNSENSAQINEMLTKFDTDKKEQEIQLLQKDQLITKFWRNSLIIGCFLILIVALLLYNRNKVKQKANVLLSKQKEEIELKNNQLGSKNKEITDSIKYAKHLQMAILPPDSQIKRLLPDSFVLYKPKDIVSGDFYWIEEWGTQVLVAAADCTGHGVPGAFMSIVGNNLLQQAVFNYGLSKPFLILNNVNKNISRMLHQSEETATVKDGMDIALVSIDYSKNSIEYAGAFNPLWIIRKGELIEIKADKHPVGAFVGEELKQFTHQEFVFEKGDTLYIFTDGYADQFGGPKGKKFKYKQLQNILLQNSSKSMAEQKSVLESSIVSWQGNLEQIDDILIIGVRF
- a CDS encoding pirin family protein; the protein is MSKTIFHKADERGHANHGWLNAKHSFSFASYHDPSKVHFGLLRVLNDDIVAPGMVFGMHPHDNMEIVTIPLSGTLEHKDSMGNIGVIRPNEIQAMSAGSGLMHSEYNHSKTEEINLLQIWVFPKERNITPRYDQRVFSEDDKKGKFKTIVAPVKADDVMWINQDAYFSLGKFDSETAIDYTIQHKGNGAYIFVIEGEANIEGQKTGKRDAIGIWETDSIHLDIAANSEVLVIEVPMN
- a CDS encoding YceI family protein, producing METQTKVWSIDQAHSSVHFSVKHMVIAKAKGSFGNYKITAETKGLDFENAKIDLEIDVNSINTGVADRDGHLKSPDFFDVANFPSIKFVSKEMKKLNEEEFILKGDITIKGITKAIEFKANYGGQVVDPYGNIRAGFALESSIDRFDFGLEWNALLEAGGAMVGKQVKLEAEIEIITSK
- a CDS encoding MarR family transcriptional regulator, with amino-acid sequence MEIGKEIKQSKFKNEHQKMLINILFTSGWLSAKHACHIKPYGISTQQFNILRILRGQHPKPATVNLLIDRMLDKNSNASRLVEKLRVKKLVDRAVCPDDRRAVNVVITQKGLDLLEELDKLDGEMLKELKNLSDKEAATINQLLDKLRG
- a CDS encoding NAD(P)/FAD-dependent oxidoreductase, whose amino-acid sequence is MHIVIIGGGAAGFFTAINSPKSPGITITLLEKSNKLLSKVRVSGGGRCNVTHACFDNNLLIKNYPRGEKELRSAFSRFTTTDTIKWFEERGVQLKTEADGRMFPTSDNSETIINCLTKEAEKNNVNIKLNVSIEEIIKNDDGTFTLKANGGGEFHCNKLVIATGGNPKADAYAWLEKLGHTISKPVPSLFTFNIPNNEITKLMGVAVPHVKVKVAGTKLESEGPLMITHWGMSGPAILKTSAWGARILNDFNYNFTAILSWLPMHTEEKIKIEFNNQKEENPAKLILSNCPFELPKRLWEHLVIKAGISDAIRWADLSKKNANLLAHYLVSDEYKIEGKTTFKEEFVTCGGIQLKEIDFSRMESKIVPGLYFAGEVMDIDGVTGGFNFQNAWSSSWIVANNII